From the genome of Leptolyngbya iicbica LK, one region includes:
- the ispG gene encoding (E)-4-hydroxy-3-methylbut-2-enyl-diphosphate synthase, producing MQTLPSPPASTPVDTAFDTTIHRRQTRPVPVGNVTIGGGAPVVVQSMINEDTLDIEGSVSGIRRLHEIGCEIVRVTVPSMAHAKALATIREKLETTYQPVPLVADVHHNGMKIALEVAKHVDKVRINPGLYVFEKPQAGRTEYSPAEFQEIGEKIRETLEPLVVSLRDQGKSMRIGVNHGSLAERMLFTYGDTPEGMVESALEFIHICESLDFRNLVISLKASRVPVMLAAYRLMVKRMNELGMDYPLHLGVTEAGDGEYGRIKSTAGIGTLLAEGIGDTIRVSLTEAPEKEIPVCYSILQALGLRKTMVEYVACPSCGRTLFNLEEVLHEVREATKHLTGLDIAVMGCIVNGPGEMADADYGYVGKTPGYISLYRGREEIKKVPEDQGVAELINLIKSDGRWVDP from the coding sequence GTCCCCGTCGGCAACGTCACCATTGGCGGCGGGGCACCGGTGGTTGTCCAATCGATGATCAATGAAGACACCCTCGATATCGAGGGATCGGTCAGTGGAATTCGGCGTTTGCACGAAATCGGCTGTGAAATTGTGCGGGTCACCGTCCCCAGCATGGCCCATGCCAAAGCCCTCGCCACCATTCGCGAGAAGTTAGAGACCACTTATCAGCCTGTGCCCCTCGTGGCTGACGTCCATCACAACGGCATGAAAATTGCGCTGGAAGTCGCCAAGCATGTCGACAAAGTCCGTATCAATCCCGGTCTGTATGTCTTCGAAAAGCCCCAAGCCGGACGCACCGAATACTCTCCTGCCGAGTTTCAAGAAATCGGCGAAAAAATTCGCGAAACTCTAGAGCCCTTGGTCGTTTCCCTGCGAGACCAGGGAAAGTCTATGCGCATCGGTGTCAACCACGGCTCCCTGGCCGAGCGCATGCTCTTTACCTATGGCGATACCCCTGAAGGCATGGTGGAATCTGCCCTCGAATTCATCCACATTTGCGAATCTTTAGATTTCCGCAATTTGGTGATCTCCCTCAAAGCCTCCCGAGTGCCCGTGATGCTGGCCGCTTATCGGCTCATGGTCAAGCGTATGAACGAACTGGGCATGGACTATCCATTGCATTTGGGCGTCACCGAAGCCGGTGATGGCGAATATGGTCGCATTAAATCGACTGCGGGCATTGGTACCCTGCTGGCCGAAGGCATCGGCGATACCATTCGCGTCTCCCTGACCGAAGCGCCAGAGAAAGAGATCCCGGTCTGCTACAGCATTCTCCAAGCCCTGGGTCTGCGCAAAACCATGGTGGAATATGTAGCTTGCCCCTCCTGTGGCCGCACCTTGTTCAACCTTGAGGAAGTGCTGCACGAAGTCCGCGAAGCCACCAAGCACCTGACCGGGTTGGATATTGCCGTCATGGGCTGTATCGTCAACGGTCCCGGCGAAATGGCCGATGCCGACTACGGCTATGTGGGCAAAACCCCTGGCTACATTTCGCTATATCGCGGCCGCGAAGAAATCAAAAAAGTTCCTGAAGATCAGGGGGTAGCCGAGTTAATCAACCTCATCAAGTCAGATGGCCGTTGGGTTGATCCTTAA